The genomic window TCATTGGCACCTTTGCCAAGGTCAATCCACTGGCCAGGTCACTTACCAAGCAGCAATTCCGAGCTGCCGATCTACAGCAACTGCAGAACGAACGACAGCAAGATCTTGAGAAATTCCTGTTCTTTGTCAACCAGCCAGCGGTACAGAAGGGTCTGGGCATTTATCTCGAGGGTCTGAagaagaaggccaagaagcaaTAAACCAATgattttacacattttttgtatAGTAATAAAGTTGTTTGAATCCAATGTATCACGAATTCGTCTAacatatgtttttttattccACAAATAGCAATtgattggtttttatttatttaaactgatttaaaatgattaaattagTAAAAGGTTTTTCCATCGATAAGAATCTTTTAATAAACTGTTCCCACACGCTTAGATATATTGTCATGACTATCCGCGCCCTGtttgtataattaataaaacctgcattggttttatttaaatcacCTTGAAGCTTTTAATTTCgtgaatatacatttaagTTAATATTCTGTTCGAAAAGGAATTTAAAGTTGATTGTATTCGATAATTAAAAGGCGGTCGATAACAGTTGGCTGGAAAATTTCCATCGAAGATCAGTTGCAGCTTACCAGCTGTGTAGATAAGAATTTAAAAAGCTGTTGGTGAAATTATCCGAGAGGTAGTGCATAAGTTtatagaaatattttgtagAATTGCATATCAAAGGGAATATATGTTAgatatgaatataaaaaaaattactcCCTTTGCAGGTTAAAAGTAAAGACCTGAACAAAGGTCATCCTGCATACTTATCAAAAAGAAGATGCTGCACTCAAATCTCTTAAGATTGGTGGCCCGTGGGTCttcaagtagattaatgtCCACCGCCACCAAGTTGACCACCGTGGAGGTCAACGATGAGACCGGAATCGCCACCCTAACCATGAACCGGCCTCCAGTGAATAGCCAAAATGTCCAATTGTTGTTGGACCTGCAGGCTTCCATCAGCGAAATcgagaacaacaaaagccGCGGTCTCATTTTAACCTCTGTGAGTTCGATCATTTATATATGTAACTATGCCAATAATACCTCGATTCCTTTAGGCACACTCCAATGTGTTTTCAGCTGGCCTGGACATCTTCGAAATGTATAACACGGACGTGGAGCGACTCCGGACCGTGTGGACTGAATTGCAAAATGTGTGGATTGCCCTCTATGGAACCAGTTTGcccacagcagcagccatcAATGTAGGTATCTTATCTTTTAGAATTATGTAATTAAATGTACTATTTCATAAACTCTcagggccacgcccccgctGGCGGTTGCCTTCTGGCCACTGCCTGCGAGTATCGAGTGATGCGGCCCAACTTCTTAATTGGATTAAACGAAGCCCAACTGGGGATCATTGCACCCAAGTGGCTGATGTCCGGATTCACTAATGTGCTGCCCAAGCGGGTGGCGGAGCGAGCTCTCACCCAAGGTCGCATGTTTACCACACAGGAGGCTTTTGAAGCTGGCCTGGTCGATGAGATCGCTAGCTCCAAGGAAGAGGCCGTGGAGAAGTGTGCTGCTTTCATCGGCAGCTTTGCTAAGGTCAATCCTTTGGCCCGTGGACTGACCAAGCTCCAATTCCGTGCCGACAACATTAAGGAGTTTGAGAAGATACGCGAAAAAGATGTTGCTGACTTTGCAGCTCTGGCCTCCAGTCCAGAAGTACAGAAGGTTATGGGGACTTATCTTGAAAACCTGAAGAACAAGGGCAAGAAGTAATAAACCAGACAGAAagtggtttttattttgcaaaacCTAACTTTGAAATCCGTATTGTTGATCTTTCTACGTGCATTTAAACTGAAACTATTGAAATTTCTAAGTCGTTTCGTCCAGTCATTTAAtttggtaaataaaaaatttgtttatatgtaaacctgaaaataaatttgatttaaagatgttgtttttattaaatatgaGGAGGATAGAGGGAGGCAATTGAATTCCTCTTTCTTAATTATATAGTGACAACTAGTATAGTTTTGAAATACAGTCTTGAAAGGAAATCTCAAAATTTTTCGGTGAACACTTTGTGATCTCGATTTGCTGCTGCCGTGTAAACTTCGCCTGGAAATGCTCAACAGCTGATCGTTTCGGCTTGAGTGTTTGTTTTAGTTATTTGGTTTGCAACTCGACTTTATATATGATAAACAggttaatttgtttaaattccTGCCTGTCGCTCAGTGCGTGATTGCTGCTCCAGATCCAAAGTCGTCCAAGTAATGTTGCGTAACAGACTAATAGATGGAGTCAGGCGAATCCAACCCATTCTTAGCGGGGGGCAATCTCTGCGATCCCTTAGCAGTGGGGCGACCTCAAAGCTGACCACCATAGAGGTGGACGATAGGAGTGGGATCGCCACTCTGTCCATGAACCTGCCGCCGGTGAACACTCTGACCATGGAGCTGATGCACGACCTCATCGATTCCATCAATCAGATCGAGAGCAACAAGAGCCGCGGTCTCATCCTGACATCAGTGGGTTTGGCATACCCAAAGCACCCATTTTCCAATCCTATTTATATGTAAATCTGTGTAATTTACAGAGCAATGACAAGGTCTTCTCCGCTGGCCTCGATCTCAAGGAGCTGCTGAACCCGGAAGTGGAGCGATTGCGGTTATTCTGGACTCGGTTCCAGGATTTGTGGCTGGCCCTCCATCTCTGTGGCCTTCCCACAGCGGCGGCCATCAATGTATTTTTAACTATTCTTATATTATAACGTCACTAAACTGTAACCAACATTTCAGGGACACTCTCCTGCCGCTGGCTGTGTCCTAGCCACCGCCTGTGAGTACCGCGTCATGTTGCCTAATCTCTTCATCGGTATACATGCCACCCGGTTCAGCTTCGTCATCTCGAAGTGGATGATGAACTCGTACCAGAGCGTCTTACCCCGCAAAATTGTCGAGCGGGCGCTGAATCAAGGTAAGCTCTTTTCCACCCAGGAGGCCTTGGATGTGGGCCTCGTGGACGAGATCGCGTGTAGCAAGGAGGAAGCGCTCTCCAAGTGTGCAGCCTTCATAGCCACCTTTGACAAGGCCAATCCCATGGCCAGGTGCCTAACCAAGCGAATGTGTCGGGAGCCAGATGTGCGGGAGCTGCTTCAGGATCGAGCAGGGGATCTGAAGGAGTGCGTCGACTATGTCACTGCTCCGCATTTCCAAGAGGGACTCTGCGCACACTTGGAGGGtctcaaaaagaaaaagtagCGTCCTGTTGTAGGAATGTgatcaaattgcatttattgtatatgtatgtaaatttgtattaaattaatCCGAAGGGGCTTCCTGGTGCAATTCACCTGGCAGATTGGCCAAAGCCTCTGTCATCATTTCCATAAAAGAGTTGATCTCTAGAATCTTGGCGCGATGGCGATCTACCTCTTTGCTGCAAGGATATAGTATGGGTTTAGCTCACCATATAAATATAGAGAGAACGTACTTGTTAAGACTCATGATCATGTCATCTATAAACTGCCTGCTGCGTTGAGCCAGCCGATCCTCACGTTCATCCACTCGCGATGTGTGTGACGTCCTCATGCCCTCCACCAGCTGGAGGACCGCTTCGCGATCATCCACACACTGCATTAGCTCTTCGGGAATGGCATTCAGTTCGTTGCGCATCAGCTTGGTGGAAAGAAACTGGTTTACAATGTCGGTCATGTTGTCGGCAAAGTGGCTGCAAAGATCGCGCAGCTGCTGGAAGGTCACCTGGGCCTGCTCCACGAAGTTGGCCATAAGATCGGAGATCTTGCGGTTAAAGTTATGGGTAGAATCCTGgcatggaaaatatttatatttagttgCCTTAAACTAACATACTCAATTCACCTCAACCGCCTCGTGCAAGTGGAGCTCCTGAGCCATCAGACTCTCCCACATCTCGTTCAGGGCGTCCTCAAAGTGGGCCGTGAGGGTGTCCAGCTGGGCCTGCAACTCCTCCAGATCATCGTCCCGTTGATCCAGCTCTATCCACTTCAGGCGCATCTTGTCGAAGGTTCGCTCCTTGTACTGCAGAAACTCTTCGATTTGCTTTTGTCCTTGTgcctgcagctcctcctgccCCTCATGCAAGTTGGCATTGAAGTCGCGAATCTCCTCATCGCGCTCACCGAAGCGCTCCAAGCCCAGGCGGTAGATCTGCTGCGTGAGCTCGTACACATCCTTGGAATACTCCTCGCACAGCTCTTGAGCAGGTGCACCCACCAGCATCAGGATGCGCCCATTTCCATCGTCTCGCCACAGGGAATCGTACAGCTGCTGCCCATCCAGGTGCTCCACAAAACTGGAGGCCAGCCGATCCGCCTCGGCCATTTCACGAGCCTCCGTTTCCAGACCCTGAATCTCGCGCTCCTGCTTGTCCTCGATTTCGCGCAGCTCGCGACTGTGGATACATGAAAGTGAATCCCTATGTTCGGCGGACCCTTGGATCACTCACTAGAAACGTTTTTGGGCCTCCTCCCGCGTCTCCGCCTTAATGAAGACGTACTCGTAGTAATTCAACTGGGGCAGGATGGCAGTCACATAGAGGGACAATGGAAAATCCGGCTGCTTGGCTATGGGATTACCCtccaaattgaaaacttttagGCTGCTCACAAAACGTAATCGTTCGATCTAGAAGAAAAAAAgcactttaattttaaacttgtGCTTTGACACAATTTTCTAAAAGCCATTTTAAATGTAGTATTCGGAATTAGATATAGAAATAGGGACAGGATAAAAGCTTACGCCTTCGACCGTATCGATGAGATTGTTTCCAATGCTAAGGATAACCAGATTCTGCAAAGTATGTATGTTTTCGATTTTCCGGATGCGATTGCTGAACAGGGAGAGCTTTTCCAGGTTGACCAGTGCCTCCAGATTCTCTATCCGTGTGATGTAGTTAAAGCTGAGATTCAGATCCTTGAGGGCAGTTAGCATTTCGAGGTGCTCAATCACCTCGATTTTGTTGCAGTTCAGGCAGAGCTTTGTGAGATTCGGCATCATCCAGAGATGGTCGATCCTAAGGATGTCTGGGAAAGGGTTCTTGGGTTTATcttacatttttctttgttaACCCCTTACTCTTGAATTCCAATCGCATGGTGGTAATGCGATCATAGACCACTGGCTCCAGTTGGTGGAGTCTTCTCGCCTCGCCCTTTTGGCCCTCCTCCAAATAGGCGGTTTCGATCATCTGGCGATCTATGATGCCCGGCTCCGGGCAGTTGATCTCCTCCAGGAAGCCCCTCGGGggctcctccacctcctccgcctccgcctgCACCTCCTCCGCAGCACTTTCACCTGGCTGACTGCTGACCGGCTCGTCCATTGTCGCTGACTCTCGTGGAATATATCCCCAATCCGCGTGGTCACGAAAATTGGACTCGAGCGAGCCTGGTTGCCATGGGCAACCCATAAAACATGGCCCTGCCTAGTTACCTGCGTTCGTGTTCCACCCCAAAAAGGACTTCGGGATCTGCGGAACCGGAGACCCAGTCAACCGGCTCGGGGACCTTCGGCTCTCTTCAGGCTTTCTCTCGCGGATTCGGAGGGTGGTCTAGTTAGTCCTGCGGTTGCTTGGGCCGTTCCGTTGTTGTGGATATCGGGTCCGTCAGTTGTTAGTGCTTGCTTATTAAATAAACTTCTGTTCGCAGAGGATATCCGCATCGGGAGCAGCCATTAATCTCATTTAATTCGGACCAACACGTTATCTCTAGTGATTTCGGATTCAAATGCAATTACGCTTGAGGTACAAGTGATGGGACAACTCTTGCACTTGAGTCCTTTGGTGTGAATGGAGTGCAGTGGAGAGGAATCCTCTTTGTCAACCCCCCGTTCAATCGATAAAGTGACCCCGAACATTtagctttgtttatttgcttgtaCGCTTTGGCGGTGCGAAAAGTCTCATAGTTGCTTATCGGATATAGTGGTGCATATAGTAATCGGCTAATCGGGCGGCGGATGTGCGTGCCTAGAGTTTAAGTGAGTCAAATGTGAGTGGTTCAAGGCTGTGACTCAGGATCCCAAGCAAAAGCCAGGTCGAAACGTGGCTCTAGTTGCCCCGAAACCCACCCACTTGGCACCCACCCGAAATCGCAAACCAAAACAATccgtatacatatgtatatacaccTGAATGGGGATTCTGAAGGTGGTAACGCTACGTATGCCATGAATAAGTTATCGCCCAAGGAACTAAATTCGCCAAATGACCGCAAACCAATTACGACACATGACCATACCGACTTGAGCACTAAATCAAGTTAGCAGCTTGAAGAACTTAGTTTGTTGAAGACGTGGAACCTGGTTTATAAAAGTGGCAAGCCAAATCAATTGAATCCTAGTAGGATCCAAACATTGTTAACAAGCAACTCAGAAAAACACGTAACTTATGGATTTCTAGATCATTTGGGGAAGAAAGGAGACTAAAAAGCATTAAGGACTACTTTTTGGGTGTTACTTCGCTTTTATAAAAGAGTCTTAGCCCAAGGAAGTAACTTCCACCGTAGGCCGAAATAAAAGGTAACTCAATCTTCACTTTAAGAAactcttttcttttgtgtaCCTTACAAATTGCTATCCCTTATTTGAGTTTGGATTGACTTAGACATAAACCTCTACCATCTTCTTGGTTCCCAGTCCATTTCCTTTCCAACCAAATTGTCTCTACTTAACAAGGACTGCCCGTGTTCCTCTATTTCCTGCCACTGATGACCCTGATGGCTAATTCGTATTTGGGTTAAATAAATTTGGTCAAGTTCTTAGCCGGCCCCGTGATCGatatattgattttaattaccCTTGCTGCCCAAGCTAGGCATCCGAAAAATGGTGGCTCACGAAATGGCCAAGTTTGATTCGATTTGATGTTAAGTGCCAGTCATTTAATTCAACTGTGATTCCTCGAAGTCCACATCTGTGGGCGGAACTCATAAGTTATTGAAGACACCTTCTTAAGTCGCGTGTTGATGGTAGTTTACACTAACCTTTGCCTTTCCCGTATAGTTGCACCCGGAGAATGTGTGAAGTGCTGCCCCCCACTGCCTAAGCATGAACCGCTATATCACGCTGACCCAACTGGGAGATGGCACCTACGGCACCGTGGTCCTGGGCCAGCGCAAGGACACCGGCGAGAAGGTGGCCATCAAGCGTATGAAGCGCAAGTACTACTCCTGGGAGGAGGCCATGAATCTGCGCGAGGTTAAGGTATGCTCGTCCTCAACTCCTTGCCTTGGTGCATCTTGCGTAACTACTACTACCTTACTCTTGTCTCCTTAGTCCCTGAAGAAGTTGTCGCATCCGAACATTGTCAAGCTAAAGGAGGTGATACGGGAGAACGATACCCTGTACTTCGTGTTTGAGTACATGAAGGAAAACCTCTATCAGATGATAAAAGACAGAGATACTCATTTACCCGAACCGGAGCTCAAGAGTATTCTCTTCCAGGTGAGTTGGTTTCCAACTAAAACGAAAGAAATAACGATTATATGATGATAACAACTATATTTTGCTCAGGTCCTTACTGGTCTGGCCTTCATGCATCGTCATGGATTTTTCCACCGCGACCTCAAACCGGAGAACCTGCTCTGCTCCGGCCCAGATCTCATCAAGATAGCTGACTTCGGCCTGGCCAGGGAGATCCGATCAAGACCTCCGTTTACGGACTACGTATCGACGCGTTGGTACCGTGCACCGGAGGTACTGCTGCACTCCACCAACTACGGCAGCACCATCGATCTCTGGGCCATGGGCTGCATTATGGCCGAGCTCTACACCTTTCGTCCGCTCTTCCCCGGAAGCAGTGAGGTGGATCAGCTCTTCAAGATCTGCTCCGTGCTGGGCACTCCAGAGAAGGTAAAGCCTCTTTCCTATTTTCAGATTAGAGCATAATGGTTATTTTCGTTCCCAGGACGATTGGCCGGATGGATATCGCCTGGCGAGCATGATCCACTTCCGTTACCCGGACTGCATCAAAGTGCCACTGAGCAGCGTCGTCAGTCGCTGCAGCCAAAATGGATTGGATCTGCTGGAGGATATGCTGGCCTACGATCCCGACAAGCGTCCCAACGCGCAGCAGAGTCTGAAGTATCCATACTTTCACGCCCTCAAGCGGATATCGCCCACGGCGGCCACCAAGGCCAATGTACGGCTGAGCTCCAAGTATGGGGCCACCAATGGGCATCCGGTTCAGACGGTCTCCAACAATGTGCTTCCGGTGCAGGAGAAGCTGCAGGCGGTCACCGAGTTGCTGCACCAGACCAACAGCAACATGAATGGCCATTCGAATCTGGGCAAGAACAACAATCTGGCGGCCAAGAATGGCGGAGTGCCCAGAAAGTACCAACCGAAGTTGAGCTTCCTGACCGGCAGTGAGTTGGGTGCGGGTTCACATGCGGACACCTCCAGTCTGGGTGGAGCCACAGTGGACGGCGTGGCAGTGCCACAGCTCCAAAACGGAGGGGAGTCCATCAACGACATCTACCTGAACCGCAACATCTCACAGCTCTTCGGATTGCCAGCGGGCAATccgcagcaccaccagcagcaggtGCACCACCCCAACGTCTCCTTCAGCACCACCACGTCCCGGAATGCAGGCGCCATCTATGTGAATGGCAGCCACCTCAGCTACGACACGGCCAACATGAATGCCAAGAACAATGCCAAGTTTGTGGTGGGCGCTTCCAATGGCGGCTACTACGTGCCCGTGGCCAGGCCATCTCTCCTTGGTACCGATGCCAAGGTCTACAACGTGTTCTCCAAGGTCAGTGCCAGCCAGGCTCCACCGAGCCTCATTGTGCGTCAGCCGCAACTGCAGCCGGAGATGGCTCCTCCGCCCATGCGCCTCTCGGGAAGATCGCGAGCGGCGGCTCAGGACCCAAAGTTGGGTGCTCTCAAGTCTGACGATCTGGACCTGATACTGGGGTAAGTTTGGACCACAGAGTAGTTGGCACTCGCATcttatttttagaaaagtTAATTTTGTTCATCAAGTTCAGAACGTTATTCATGTTTATAAAGGATCTTCTTTTTAAGATTCTATCTCCATGTTGTTAGAATATGCATTGATGTTTACACATTTTTCCAAAGTATCCTCGAACAATTGTTTGTCTCAATTTTAAAGTCACAATAATGCTGAAAATTATTGATGTTTATTGTTCAGGGGGGAATTAAACattacaaaagtttttttttacctttttcggttttttgttaAACTTATTTGAAGTTAAGAAATTTTCAAAGAATACATTCAGTAGTAGATGTTAGATATCTTTGAGTGTGCGCACTCCTGGCACCACAACATGTTCTGTTCCGGCACTGCACCCAGTTGATCCTGCGCCACTCCTCACCGTGTGTCTCTCCGTATCTTCCACGTGCAGTTCCAAGCTGAAAACCTCCGCCAAGCGACAGCGCAATGCCAAGGCCAACATCCTGCTGGAGGACCTGTTCGGACAGCTGTCCATGGACTCGGACAGCGATGGCAAGTATCCGCACACGGTGCCGCCCACGCAGCAGGCGAAGAGCGGGAAGACGTCGACCGGCGGTCGCGGACCCGCTGCTGGACCGCGGGAGCGGGATCTCTTCGGGGAGAGCTTCCTGCCCAGGCCGGGATTGCGGAAGAAGGCCACCCAGAGCAGCCTGGAGGTGAACAACGGCAGCCACGCGGACTCGCTGTAAGTGGGGGGCATGTCCTTGGACATACCCGCTGGCCTGCATGCCCTGTAATCATTGACCCGTGCTTCACTGCATCCTCATGATCATGATCCCAGCAtcctgtctctctctctctctatctctctctacATTGTACTCTGTCTCTCTCCTCTCTCCCTatctctctcgcgctctctctTGCTGTCTCTATCAtcgttttgtgtgtgttttcgtttgcttgtcattgaacattgaacattgaacACTTTGTGTGGGTGGCCCAAGTGATaactcctcctcgtcctcccCCTCAATTGATGAAGAATGTCGCTTTTGGCCCAtaaggtaaaaaaaaacattcgcCATTGAGCCGTAGCTGTAGATACGTATCCGTAGCCGTAGAGAGTCTTAGTGCACCATATCATATCCATATCATCATCGCACATAGGGGAAATATTTCTTGTTGGTTTCTAAACTCGCAGATACAATTTCCCCTCTTGTTGTCGAGTACTTTTGCTTTGCCTGtcttttaaaataagtaatgtATTTATAAGTAACAAGATTGTGTTTATATCTGCAACAAACAGACTTCTAACTAGCTCAGACACTggttttttaacatatttctagtttcaattaaatctAGTTACTTTGGAACTGAGAAAACCCAATAATACTCATAGCATATGTTACCTTTCAGAGCTCCAATCgcccaaaaggaaaagcaCGCTGTGGCGTCCAGTTTCCCCTGGGATGAGTCCAACAAGACGGAGGACGAGAAGCTTACGGCTTGGATGGTGGCCGAGAATGGTAACTTGATTTTGGGTACTCACCAGCAAGCGTAGAAGTCGAGAGCACTCCAAAATAAGTAGTTACTTAGCGATCACCAAATAGTAGCTTTCCAAT from Drosophila yakuba strain Tai18E2 chromosome 2L, Prin_Dyak_Tai18E2_2.1, whole genome shotgun sequence includes these protein-coding regions:
- the LOC6527925 gene encoding enoyl-CoA delta isomerase 1, mitochondrial yields the protein MLHSNLLRLVARGSSSRLMSTATKLTTVEVNDETGIATLTMNRPPVNSQNVQLLLDLQASISEIENNKSRGLILTSAHSNVFSAGLDIFEMYNTDVERLRTVWTELQNVWIALYGTSLPTAAAINGHAPAGGCLLATACEYRVMRPNFLIGLNEAQLGIIAPKWLMSGFTNVLPKRVAERALTQGRMFTTQEAFEAGLVDEIASSKEEAVEKCAAFIGSFAKVNPLARGLTKLQFRADNIKEFEKIREKDVADFAALASSPEVQKVMGTYLENLKNKGKK
- the LOC6527926 gene encoding enoyl-CoA delta isomerase 1, mitochondrial codes for the protein MLRNRLIDGVRRIQPILSGGQSLRSLSSGATSKLTTIEVDDRSGIATLSMNLPPVNTLTMELMHDLIDSINQIESNKSRGLILTSSNDKVFSAGLDLKELLNPEVERLRLFWTRFQDLWLALHLCGLPTAAAINGHSPAAGCVLATACEYRVMLPNLFIGIHATRFSFVISKWMMNSYQSVLPRKIVERALNQGKLFSTQEALDVGLVDEIACSKEEALSKCAAFIATFDKANPMARCLTKRMCREPDVRELLQDRAGDLKECVDYVTAPHFQEGLCAHLEGLKKKK
- the LOC6527927 gene encoding dynein regulatory complex subunit 3, whose protein sequence is MDEPVSSQPGESAAEEVQAEAEEVEEPPRGFLEEINCPEPGIIDRQMIETAYLEEGQKGEARRLHQLEPVVYDRITTMRLEFKNILRIDHLWMMPNLTKLCLNCNKIEVIEHLEMLTALKDLNLSFNYITRIENLEALVNLEKLSLFSNRIRKIENIHTLQNLVILSIGNNLIDTVEGIERLRFVSSLKVFNLEGNPIAKQPDFPLSLYVTAILPQLNYYEYVFIKAETREEAQKRFYRELREIEDKQEREIQGLETEAREMAEADRLASSFVEHLDGQQLYDSLWRDDGNGRILMLVGAPAQELCEEYSKDVYELTQQIYRLGLERFGERDEEIRDFNANLHEGQEELQAQGQKQIEEFLQYKERTFDKMRLKWIELDQRDDDLEELQAQLDTLTAHFEDALNEMWESLMAQELHLHEAVEDSTHNFNRKISDLMANFVEQAQVTFQQLRDLCSHFADNMTDIVNQFLSTKLMRNELNAIPEELMQCVDDREAVLQLVEGMRTSHTSRVDEREDRLAQRSRQFIDDMIMSLNNKEVDRHRAKILEINSFMEMMTEALANLPGELHQEAPSD
- the LOC6527928 gene encoding probable serine/threonine-protein kinase DDB_G0268078 isoform X2; this encodes MNRYITLTQLGDGTYGTVVLGQRKDTGEKVAIKRMKRKYYSWEEAMNLREVKSLKKLSHPNIVKLKEVIRENDTLYFVFEYMKENLYQMIKDRDTHLPEPELKSILFQVLTGLAFMHRHGFFHRDLKPENLLCSGPDLIKIADFGLAREIRSRPPFTDYVSTRWYRAPEVLLHSTNYGSTIDLWAMGCIMAELYTFRPLFPGSSEVDQLFKICSVLGTPEKDDWPDGYRLASMIHFRYPDCIKVPLSSVVSRCSQNGLDLLEDMLAYDPDKRPNAQQSLKYPYFHALKRISPTAATKANVRLSSKYGATNGHPVQTVSNNVLPVQEKLQAVTELLHQTNSNMNGHSNLGKNNNLAAKNGGVPRKYQPKLSFLTGSELGAGSHADTSSLGGATVDGVAVPQLQNGGESINDIYLNRNISQLFGLPAGNPQHHQQQVHHPNVSFSTTTSRNAGAIYVNGSHLSYDTANMNAKNNAKFVVGASNGGYYVPVARPSLLGTDAKVYNVFSKVSASQAPPSLIVRQPQLQPEMAPPPMRLSGRSRAAAQDPKLGALKSDDLDLILGSKLKTSAKRQRNAKANILLEDLFGQLSMDSDSDGKYPHTVPPTQQAKSGKTSTGGRGPAAGPRERDLFGESFLPRPGLRKKATQSSLEVNNGSHADSLDNSSSSSPSIDEECRFWPIRAPIAQKEKHAVASSFPWDESNKTEDEKLTAWMVAENGSLLENKF
- the LOC6527928 gene encoding cyclin-dependent kinase 8 isoform X1, translating into MNRYITLTQLGDGTYGTVVLGQRKDTGEKVAIKRMKRKYYSWEEAMNLREVKSLKKLSHPNIVKLKEVIRENDTLYFVFEYMKENLYQMIKDRDTHLPEPELKSILFQVLTGLAFMHRHGFFHRDLKPENLLCSGPDLIKIADFGLAREIRSRPPFTDYVSTRWYRAPEVLLHSTNYGSTIDLWAMGCIMAELYTFRPLFPGSSEVDQLFKICSVLGTPEKDDWPDGYRLASMIHFRYPDCIKVPLSSVVSRCSQNGLDLLEDMLAYDPDKRPNAQQSLKYPYFHALKRISPTAATKANVRLSSKYGATNGHPVQTVSNNVLPVQEKLQAVTELLHQTNSNMNGHSNLGKNNNLAAKNGGVPRKYQPKLSFLTGSELGAGSHADTSSLGGATVDGVAVPQLQNGGESINDIYLNRNISQLFGLPAGNPQHHQQQVHHPNVSFSTTTSRNAGAIYVNGSHLSYDTANMNAKNNAKFVVGASNGGYYVPVARPSLLGTDAKVYNVFSKVSASQAPPSLIVRQPQLQPEMAPPPMRLSGRSRAAAQDPKLGALKSDDLDLILGSKLKTSAKRQRNAKANILLEDLFGQLSMDSDSDGKYPHTVPPTQQAKSGKTSTGGRGPAAGPRERDLFGESFLPRPGLRKKATQSSLEVNNGSHADSLDNSSSSSPSIDEECRFWPIRAPIAQKEKHAVASSFPWDESNKTEDEKLTAWMVAENGNLILGTHQQA
- the LOC6527928 gene encoding probable serine/threonine-protein kinase DDB_G0268078 isoform X3; protein product: MNRYITLTQLGDGTYGTVVLGQRKDTGEKVAIKRMKRKYYSWEEAMNLREVKSLKKLSHPNIVKLKEVIRENDTLYFVFEYMKENLYQMIKDRDTHLPEPELKSILFQVLTGLAFMHRHGFFHRDLKPENLLCSGPDLIKIADFGLAREIRSRPPFTDYVSTRWYRAPEVLLHSTNYGSTIDLWAMGCIMAELYTFRPLFPGSSEVDQLFKICSVLGTPEKDDWPDGYRLASMIHFRYPDCIKVPLSSVVSRCSQNGLDLLEDMLAYDPDKRPNAQQSLKYPYFHALKRISPTAATKANVRLSSKYGATNGHPVQTVSNNVLPVQEKLQAVTELLHQTNSNMNGHSNLGKNNNLAAKNGGVPRKYQPKLSFLTGSELGAGSHADTSSLGGATVDGVAVPQLQNGGESINDIYLNRNISQLFGLPAGNPQHHQQQVHHPNVSFSTTTSRNAGAIYVNGSHLSYDTANMNAKNNAKFVVGASNGGYYVPVARPSLLGTDAKVYNVFSKVSASQAPPSLIVRQPQLQPEMAPPPMRLSGRSRAAAQDPKLGALKSDDLDLILGSKLKTSAKRQRNAKANILLEDLFGQLSMDSDSDGKYPHTVPPTQQAKSGKTSTGGRGPAAGPRERDLFGESFLPRPGLRKKATQSSLEVNNGSHADSLAPIAQKEKHAVASSFPWDESNKTEDEKLTAWMVAENGSLLENKF